The genomic interval TGCCGCTCAGATGCCGCTGGAACGCGGCCGACAGTTTGCTGCGGTGGCGCCGCTCCATCACGAAGATCAGGTCGGCCCAGGCCAGCAGCTCCGGCGTCACCGCGGTGTCGGCATCGGCATTGACCCCGGCCGAGGCGGTCTCGATGCCGGGCCAGTCGGCGAAGAGTTGCTCGGCGGTCGGGCTGCGCAGCCGGTTGCGGGCGCACAGGAACAGGACATGGCAGACGGGCATGGGGCGTGGGTCGGAGGGCGGTGAACCATGGTAGCGGCGAGCGCCGGCTGTTCGGGGCGGCACTGCCAGGCCTTCGTCGACTGGGGAGCTGACATTCGCGCCTGGAGCGGCCGGTGCCGGGCTCTCCGCAGCAGGACTCAGCGCGCCGCGGTCAACGCTGCCGGACCGCCGCACGCCGCACTCAGTCCCTCGATCTCGTGCACCAGCGTGCCGCCCTGCGGCTGCGCCAGCGCCAGTTCGCGCTGCAGCGCCTGCAGTTCGCCACGGCCGTCGCCGGCACCGCCGCGCTGGTGGCAATGCAGCTCGGCGGCATAGGCGCGGGCGCGCCAGCGCAGCTTGCGGCTTTCGATGCCGTCCCCGCCCTGCCGCGCCTGCGTCTCCAGTTCGTGCAGCGCCTGCGCGTCGTGGCCGAGCCGGCCCAGGTTGCGCGCCCAGGCCACGCGCACCGCGCGGCTGCGCGGATGGTCCGGGCCGTAGCCGCTCTCGGTGCGGCGCAGCGCCTGCGCCAGCAGCGCGTCGGCCTGCCGCGGTTCGCCGAGCGCGGCGCGCGCCTCGGCGATCAAACGCTCGCTGTCGCCGACCGCCGGGTTGTTCTGGCCGAGCTGCGCGATCCAGCGCGCGCGCGCTTCGTACAGCGGCGCCAGCGCGTCGCGGTAACGGCCGGCGGCCGACAGCGCCAGGCCCTGGTTGAGCAGCATGTACGGCAGCAGCGCCTGGCTGTCGGGGGCACGCATGATCGCCACCGAGCGATCCATGTCGGCGATCGCCTGCGCGTCCTGGCCACGCTCCAGTTCCAGCATCGCCAGCGAACTCCAACTCATGCCGGTGTCGCGGTGGGCGGGGCCCAGCCGCTCCACGGTCAGCGCATGCGCGGCGCGCAGTTCGCGCTCGGCGATATCGAGACGGCCCTGGTCGATCATCACCGCCGCCCGCAAGCGCCGCAGCCCGAGGCTGACCGGGTGGCGATCGCCGTTCAGGCTGCGCGACAGCGCCAGCGCCGCGCTCACCGCCTGCTCGGCCTGATCGACATCGCCGCGATCGCGGTAGGCCACGCCCAGGCTGCGCAGCAGGTTGACGCTGAGCGGATGCCGCGGGCCGGCCTGGCGGTCGAGCAAGGCCAGGGCCTGCAGGTAACCGGCGATCGCCGCATCGGTGTTGCCGATGTCGCTGTCCATCGAGGCGACGTCGGTCATGCTCTCGACGATGCCGGCCGGGTCCTTGAGCACGTCGCGGTGCAGCGCCAGCGCGCGTTCGAACCAGTCCCGCGCCGGCGCG from Xanthomonas sp. DAR 34887 carries:
- a CDS encoding low molecular weight protein tyrosine phosphatase family protein, with amino-acid sequence MPVCHVLFLCARNRLRSPTAEQLFADWPGIETASAGVNADADTAVTPELLAWADLIFVMERRHRSKLSAAFQRHLSGKRIVCLDIPDDYAFMDPALVRQLQQAVTPHLPRRHLAL